The following is a genomic window from Clostridium sp..
ACAGATTGATACGAAAGTTGAATTCTGATAACAAATATTAAGAAAATATAGAAAGTTATGAAATAGGAGGAAATAAATATGTCAATTACTAACGAAACAATAAAAAATCATTTAAAAGATCCAGCAATCTTTTGCTGTCAGAGAAAAAAAGGATTGGTAATCAGTGAGCATGATTTAGAGGATCCTACATTATTTGATGATATGGTGGAGGCAGGTCTCATGACATTGAGTGATGACGGGCTTACAATTGAACAGGTACTTGGAAGGACATTGACATCGGATGCAGATGCGCTTACTCCAATAACTGCGGATATGCTGGATGGTATCAATGAAACATCAGAAGCCTCAGACCAATCCAAAACATGTAATGGAAAAGAAAAGGTTGAAGCACAGAAAACGGAAAATAACAAGATGCTGCACATTGAAATATCAAAGCTGGAAGGGCTTAAGCTGGATATACCTGCAGGTATGTTGATAAACCAGTCACCTGAACTGGAAAAAGAACCGGCAGAAGATAAAGTTATAAGAACTCTTGTCAAAAAGTACTACAAGGTCAATGAAGTAAAACTTGGATTGGAAACATCGTTTGAAGGTGGAGTATTGACTATAGATAAAAATATTGTGGATAAGGCAATTAAGGCGGATCCTCTTGTAAAAGAATTGAAAATGGACATTATTACACCGGATAACAGGCATGTTTATACAGAAACTATCATGGATGTGTGTCCAATATCTACTAAAGCAGAGGGAAAGATTGGAGAAGGAATTTCACATATACTGGATGGTGCTGTATTTATGCTTACTGGTGTTGATGAAGATGGGGTACAAGTTCACGAGTTTGGTTCCTCGGAGGGCTATCTTGACGAAAAGATGAAATTTGGAAGACCTGGCTGTGCAGATGAGAATGACATAATCATCCGTGTACATGCAGTTATTCAGAAAGGCACAGGAATGGAAAGAAGGGGCCCTTTTGCAGCACATGCTGCAGAAGATGTAATTATTCAGGAAGTTAGAAATATAATCAAGAAGACGTCAGAACCTGTAGAGAAAGAAAAAGTATGCAGGGATGTAAAAAAGTATGGCAGACCAAGAGTGGTTCTGGTCAAGGAAATCATGGGGCAGGGTGCTATGCACGATAATGTTCTTTGTCCGACGGAACCGGCAGGTATACATGGTGGGCAGAAAAATGTAGATCTTGGTAATGTACCTATTATGATGACACCGAATCAGGTACGTGACGGAGCAATTCATGCATTGACATGCATAGGACCTGCGACAAAGGAAATGACAAGGCATTATTTTCGTGAACCTCTAGTTGAAGGACTGGCAGAAGATGATGAAGTGGATTTGATTGGAGTCATATTTGTAGGAAGTCCTCAGGTCAATGATGAAAAGTCTTATGTTTCAGAACGTCTTGGAACACTTGTGGAAACTCTGGAGGTAGAAGGAGCCATAGTTACTACTGAAGGTTTTGGAAACAATCATATTGACTTTACATCACATATTGAGCAGATTGGGATGAGGGGAATTCCTGTGGTTGGTGTATCTTTCTGTGCATACCAGGGACAGCTTGTTGTAGGAAATAAATATATGGATGCAATGATAGAGATCAATAAAGACAAGGATGGATTTGAGAATGAAATTGCAGGATGCAGTTCTATTACAAAGGAAGATGCAGATAGGGCAATTCTCATGTTAAAGACGAAAATGGCTGGAACTCCTATTGAGCCTGCTGATCGTAAATGGAAGCAGGAGGTAATTGACAAAAATCAAAAAATTGTTGACGAGGTACTTGGAAAATGATTGAGCTGAATCCAATATTGACTGAGGGAAAAATTGTTGAAGTAAATGATACTGCAGTAAAAGTGGATGTCCGGGGAAGACTTGGAGTAATATGTGTACCACTTAGATGGGTATTTACAGATAAAAAGCTTGAAGCGGGTCAAACGGTGCAATTTTACTTCAGCTACATGCAGACTATTTAATGAAGATAAAAATAAATAATAAAATCAAGGAGGAAGATAAAATGAAATTGACAACAGCACCAGGATTAAAATCAGAAATATTTGTTCCAATTACACCTAAGCCCGTTTGGACACCGCTGAAGAAATCTTTGAATGAATGTAAGGTAGCATTTATAACAGCTGGAGGTATTCACAAAAAAGATCAGGTTCCTTTCAATACAGCAGGTGATTACACCTATCGACCAATTCCATCGGATACACCGACTTCAGAGCTGATGGTTACGCATGGTGGATTTGACAATTCAGATATCAATAAGGACGTAAATGCAATGTTCCCATTAGATAGGCTTCGTGAACTTGTTGAGGAAGGATTTATAGGGAGTCTGGCAGAGGAAATGTACGGTTTCATGGGAGGCGGCGGAAATGTGGACAAATTCAAGAATGAAACGGGGCCTGAAATTGCTTCCAAGCTTAAAGCCCAGAATGTAGACATTGTACTTTGTACTGGAGGCTGTGGTACCTGCCATCGTTCAGCCACTATTGTAACAAGAGCTTGTGAAGAGGCGGGAATGTCTTGTATTGTAATTGCTGCATTGCCTCCAATTGCCCAGCAGCAGGGAGCCCCACGTATTGCGGCAGCTCACGTGCCTATAGGTTCAAATGCCGGTGAACCAAATAACATAGAAATGCAAACAGGCATTCTAAAAGATTCACTTAAATGTATAGAAGAATTTGATCACTTTGGACAATTAAAGTTATTGCCATATGAATACAGACACAATGTTTAACTAGGAGGCAGTTATGGATTATTTACCGAAATTACCAAACGCCGAAAAAGTATTTCTCGCAGTGGACTCCCATACTATGGGAGAACCAACGAGAATTGTATTGCAGGGTTTCCCGGAACTGCAAGGTAAAACAATGATGGAACGTAAAAATTTTCTCAAAAAGAATTATGACCATTACAGGACAGCCCTCATGCTTGAACCACGAGGACACAGAGATATGTTCGGGGCTGTTGTTACAGAACCAATCAGTGAGGAAGCTGATTTGGGAGTAATATTTATGGACAGCGGTGGATACTTGAATATGTGTGGACATGGAAGTATAGGAACAGCTACTGTGGCAGTCGAGACTTCATTGGTTGAAGTTAAGGAGCCTTATACAGATGTAGTTCTGGAAGCTCCGGCAGGTATAATCAGAACCAAAGTGAAAGTTGAAAATGGAAGAGCAGTGGAAGTAAGCATTTTAAATGTTCCCGCTTTTTTATATAAAGAGGACGTAGAAGTGGAAATTGATGGTTATGGAAGAATTCAATTTGATATTTCCTTTGGAGGCAGTTTTTTTGCACTGGTTGATACGGAAAAAATCGGCATTGCAATTAAACAGGATAATTTGCCACTATTAAAAGATATGGCCATGAAGCTTATAAGAAAGATAAATGAATCAATGAGAATTGTTCACCCGTATTTGGATATAACATCTGTGGATCTTGTTGAGTTTTACGGAAAATCAGATAATCCACGGGCAGATTTGAAAAATGTTGTTATCTTTGGTGAATCACAGGTGGATCGCTCGCCCTGTGGTACAGGAACCAGTGCTAAACTGGCCTATCTCTATTCAAAAGGAAAGATAAGTCTTGGAGAAGAGTTTTGCTATGAAAGCATCACAGGTTCTATATTTAGAGGATCTGCAGTGAAAGAAGTTAAAATTGGAGGAAGAAAGGCTATTATTCCACGAATTACAGGAAGTGCGTATATTACAGGATTGAATAAATTGATATTGAATGATTATGATCCTCATGAGTATGGTTTCATTATTGGGAAAAAATATAAAAGGGAAAAATCAAGCACTATATAATAGGTAGGGAAAGGATATTAATAATATGAAGTTTAATTATTATTTACCGGTAAATCTTGTTTTTGGATCCGGAAAAATAGAAGTGCTGGGTGAAGAAACAGCGAAATATGGTAAAAAGGCTTTTATTGTTACAGGAAGAAACAGCACCAGGAAGACCGGTCTGCTTGATAGATCGATCAAACTCCTGGATAAGGCTGGAATTGAATATGTAGTATTTGATAAAGTAACCAATAATCCCTTGACTACAACAGTTGAACAGGGTGCGGGTTTAGCTGTTGAAGCTGGATGTGATGTTGTAGTTGGCATTGGCGGCGGAAGTATCATGGATGCCGCCAAGGCCATTGCATTCAGTGTAAAAAACAGAGGCGATATTTCCGATTATATTTTTGGAAGAATATATGGTAAAACTGCACTTCCGATTGTACTTGTGCCCACAACTGCAGGTACAGGAAGTGAAGGCAATAATTTTGCTGTATTGACCAATCCTGAAAATGGAGATAAGAAATCCCTTAGAACCGGAGCAATTTATGCAAAAGTATCGATTATTGATCCTGAACTTATGATGACAATGCCAAAGTCAATTATTGCCTCAGTGGGATTTGATGCATTGACTCATAATATAGAGGCATATGTTTCAAGAATAAGTCAGCCTATTACTGATATGCAGGCTCTTTATGGAATGAAGCTTTTGTCGGAGAATCTGGTGAAAGTTTATAATGACCCTGAAGATATTGAGGCATGGGAAAAGGTTACACTAGCTTCTACACTCGGTGGAATGGTTATCGGGGTATCGGGAGTTGCGGCTGCCCATGCACTGGAGCATCCCGTAAGTGGTTTAAAAAATGTAGTTCATGGCAGAGGGCTTGCGGCTTTGATGCCGGATGTAGTTAAAAGATCGTTTGAATATGCACCTGAAAAATTTGGTGTTGTTTCTAAAATTCTAGGTGGGAAGAATGAAAGTGATTGTTCAGAAGTCATTCGAAAATTGCTTGAAAAAATAGAATTGAATGTCAACCTTTCTGACCTGGGAGTAAGTTCCGATGACGTAGAGTGGATGGCTGAAAATTGTATGAAGGTTTCCATGGCATCATTGAAGAATAATCCGAAACAGTTTGATTATGAAGAGATTAAAGAAATTTACTATGCTTGTATATAAATTTATGTAGATAAAGGAGATCGTAGATATGAGATTAAAAGATAAAGGACTAGCTGCACAAGATGTAAAATCCTTAGTTAAAAAATATATGATTGAAACATATGAACGCTATGATTTTGTATGTGAACGTGCAAAGGGTATGTATCTTTATGATGAAAAGGGGGAAGGCTATCTCGATTTTTATGGTGGTATTGCTGTAAACAGTGCAGGAAACTGCAATGACAAAGTTATTGCTGCTGTAAAAGAACAGATTGAAGATGTAATGCATACATTTAACTATCCCTATACTATTCCACAGGCACTCCTGGCAGAGAAAATATGTGAAACCATTGGAATGGACAAGATATTCTACCAAAATACAGGTACCGAAGCAAATGAGGCAATGATCAAAATGGCCAGAAAGTATGGTGTAGAAAAGTATGGACCCAACAAATATAATATTGTAACGGCCAAACAGGGCTTTCACGGAAGAACTTACGGTTCATTGACTGCTACAGGACAACCTGACAATGCATGCCAGATTGGTTTCAAGCCCATGGTTCCAGGATTTTCCTATGCGGACTTCAATGATCTGGAATCATTCAAATCCTTAGTTACTGAAAATACAATTGCCATTATGATTGAACCGATCCAGGGTGAAGGAGGGGTTATTCCGGCTACACAGGAGTTCATGAAAGGAATTAGAAAACTTTGTGATGACAAAGGTATGCTGCTTTTAATAGATGAAGTACAGACAGGATGGTGCAGAACTGGAAAGGTTATGGCATATATGCATTATGGTATAAAGCCGGATATCGTATCCATGGCAAAAGCTATGGGTGGAGGAATGCCTATTGGAGCAATTTGTGCAACTGAAGAGGTATCAAAAGCTTTCACTATGGGATCTCATGGAACCACTTTCGGAGGGAATCCTTTATGTTGTGCCGGTTCACTTGCTGAAATAAATGAATTGCTGGATAATGATCTGGCTGGAAATGCTGAAAAAGTGGGAAATTATTTCATGAATAAATTGAAGACACTTCCACATGTGAAGGATGTACGTGGCAAGGGACTGATGATAGGCATTGAATTTGATGCACCTTTGGGTAAAGACATAAAGCATGGCTGTTTTGATAGAAAGCTTCTTGTCACCTTGATAGGAACTTCTGTAATTCGTGTACTGCCGCCGCTTATTGCAGCTAAAGAAGATTGTGACAAGGCATACGAGATTTTAAGGGCAGCAGTAGAAGAAGCATATAAATAAATTTTCATACATTCGTTTGCGGTTTTCTGTGATGAAATTTAATCATTACAGAAAACCGCTTTTCTTTTATATGTACTTAAGGTACAAACAAGTATATATATAATTGTTTGTTTTGTATATATGAATATTATTAGTAATATGTTAAATTATATATAATTAATTTATTAAATTAGCAATATGTCAATTTAAATATTATAAATATTATAAATATTATAATGGATAAGGGGGAAGAGGAATGACTGTAATTGGCGCAGATTTATTAGTGGACAAAGTAGAAAAATATTATAAAAGTTTTAAAGCTGTTGATAAAGTAAGCTTCAAAGTCAATAAAGGAGAATTCTTAACTATATTGGGGCCAAGTGGTTCAGGTAAAACATCATTATTAAAACTAATTGCGGGGTTTGAAAAAATAAATTCAGGTCAAATCCTTTTGAATAATGATAATATCGAAAAGAAGAAACCTTATGAAAGAAATATTGGAATGCTGTTTCAAAATTATGCCCTATTTCCACATATGACTGTTTTTGATAATATTGCCTATCCTCTTAAGATTAGAAAGGTCAACAAAGACGACATAAAAAAAAGAGTCAATGATATGTTAAAAATGATTGATCTGGAGGAGGTAGCAAAGAGATATCCTAAACAGCTGAGTGGAGGTCAGCAGCAAAGAGTTGCTTTAGCCAGGGCTATAGTGTTCAACCCTCCGCTGCTTTTGCTGGATGAACCATTGGGGGCATTGGATAAACACCTGAGACAAAAGATGCAGTTGGAGATCAAGCATATACAGCAAAAGATCGGTATTACAACTATAAGTGTTACCCATGATCAGGAAGAAGCACTTACAATGTCGGATAAAGTATGCATTATGAATAAAGGACAGCTGGAGCAAATAGATACTCCGGAAAATATATATCAAAAACCAAAGAGCAGGTTTGCAGCAGAATTTATTGGTGAAATAAATCTTATAGATGGAAAAATAATTGAAACAGAAGGGAAATTGGCAACTGTAGAAATATTCAATAAAAAAATTGTGAAGGCGGAAATGGAGGAACCAGATCAGTACCTACAGGGCAAGGCAGTTTCCATAGCATTAAGACCAGAAAACATAGTTGTCAGTAAAGGTGAAGCAAAATATGATAATAACATCAGTGTTGTTGTCAAAGAAGTCATTTTTGTTGGAGATTCATTAAAAGTAAAAGTAGTTAACAAGAAGGAGCAGGAGATGATAGTAAAAGTAGATGTAGAGGATTCTATAAAGAATTTATTGACTGAAGGTCAGGAAATAATATTGAATTGGGAGACAGACAAATGCTCCTTGATAGGAAATTAATATATAAAATCTGTGTGAATCGGATGAGGAGGAATAAATTATGAAGA
Proteins encoded in this region:
- a CDS encoding aspartate aminotransferase family protein; the protein is MRLKDKGLAAQDVKSLVKKYMIETYERYDFVCERAKGMYLYDEKGEGYLDFYGGIAVNSAGNCNDKVIAAVKEQIEDVMHTFNYPYTIPQALLAEKICETIGMDKIFYQNTGTEANEAMIKMARKYGVEKYGPNKYNIVTAKQGFHGRTYGSLTATGQPDNACQIGFKPMVPGFSYADFNDLESFKSLVTENTIAIMIEPIQGEGGVIPATQEFMKGIRKLCDDKGMLLLIDEVQTGWCRTGKVMAYMHYGIKPDIVSMAKAMGGGMPIGAICATEEVSKAFTMGSHGTTFGGNPLCCAGSLAEINELLDNDLAGNAEKVGNYFMNKLKTLPHVKDVRGKGLMIGIEFDAPLGKDIKHGCFDRKLLVTLIGTSVIRVLPPLIAAKEDCDKAYEILRAAVEEAYK
- the prdB gene encoding D-proline reductase (dithiol) protein PrdB; translation: MKLTTAPGLKSEIFVPITPKPVWTPLKKSLNECKVAFITAGGIHKKDQVPFNTAGDYTYRPIPSDTPTSELMVTHGGFDNSDINKDVNAMFPLDRLRELVEEGFIGSLAEEMYGFMGGGGNVDKFKNETGPEIASKLKAQNVDIVLCTGGCGTCHRSATIVTRACEEAGMSCIVIAALPPIAQQQGAPRIAAAHVPIGSNAGEPNNIEMQTGILKDSLKCIEEFDHFGQLKLLPYEYRHNV
- a CDS encoding CBO2463/CBO2479 domain-containing protein, yielding MIELNPILTEGKIVEVNDTAVKVDVRGRLGVICVPLRWVFTDKKLEAGQTVQFYFSYMQTI
- the prdA gene encoding D-proline reductase (dithiol) proprotein PrdA; translation: MSITNETIKNHLKDPAIFCCQRKKGLVISEHDLEDPTLFDDMVEAGLMTLSDDGLTIEQVLGRTLTSDADALTPITADMLDGINETSEASDQSKTCNGKEKVEAQKTENNKMLHIEISKLEGLKLDIPAGMLINQSPELEKEPAEDKVIRTLVKKYYKVNEVKLGLETSFEGGVLTIDKNIVDKAIKADPLVKELKMDIITPDNRHVYTETIMDVCPISTKAEGKIGEGISHILDGAVFMLTGVDEDGVQVHEFGSSEGYLDEKMKFGRPGCADENDIIIRVHAVIQKGTGMERRGPFAAHAAEDVIIQEVRNIIKKTSEPVEKEKVCRDVKKYGRPRVVLVKEIMGQGAMHDNVLCPTEPAGIHGGQKNVDLGNVPIMMTPNQVRDGAIHALTCIGPATKEMTRHYFREPLVEGLAEDDEVDLIGVIFVGSPQVNDEKSYVSERLGTLVETLEVEGAIVTTEGFGNNHIDFTSHIEQIGMRGIPVVGVSFCAYQGQLVVGNKYMDAMIEINKDKDGFENEIAGCSSITKEDADRAILMLKTKMAGTPIEPADRKWKQEVIDKNQKIVDEVLGK
- a CDS encoding proline racemase family protein, which translates into the protein MDYLPKLPNAEKVFLAVDSHTMGEPTRIVLQGFPELQGKTMMERKNFLKKNYDHYRTALMLEPRGHRDMFGAVVTEPISEEADLGVIFMDSGGYLNMCGHGSIGTATVAVETSLVEVKEPYTDVVLEAPAGIIRTKVKVENGRAVEVSILNVPAFLYKEDVEVEIDGYGRIQFDISFGGSFFALVDTEKIGIAIKQDNLPLLKDMAMKLIRKINESMRIVHPYLDITSVDLVEFYGKSDNPRADLKNVVIFGESQVDRSPCGTGTSAKLAYLYSKGKISLGEEFCYESITGSIFRGSAVKEVKIGGRKAIIPRITGSAYITGLNKLILNDYDPHEYGFIIGKKYKREKSSTI
- a CDS encoding iron-containing alcohol dehydrogenase is translated as MKFNYYLPVNLVFGSGKIEVLGEETAKYGKKAFIVTGRNSTRKTGLLDRSIKLLDKAGIEYVVFDKVTNNPLTTTVEQGAGLAVEAGCDVVVGIGGGSIMDAAKAIAFSVKNRGDISDYIFGRIYGKTALPIVLVPTTAGTGSEGNNFAVLTNPENGDKKSLRTGAIYAKVSIIDPELMMTMPKSIIASVGFDALTHNIEAYVSRISQPITDMQALYGMKLLSENLVKVYNDPEDIEAWEKVTLASTLGGMVIGVSGVAAAHALEHPVSGLKNVVHGRGLAALMPDVVKRSFEYAPEKFGVVSKILGGKNESDCSEVIRKLLEKIELNVNLSDLGVSSDDVEWMAENCMKVSMASLKNNPKQFDYEEIKEIYYACI
- a CDS encoding ABC transporter ATP-binding protein — encoded protein: MTVIGADLLVDKVEKYYKSFKAVDKVSFKVNKGEFLTILGPSGSGKTSLLKLIAGFEKINSGQILLNNDNIEKKKPYERNIGMLFQNYALFPHMTVFDNIAYPLKIRKVNKDDIKKRVNDMLKMIDLEEVAKRYPKQLSGGQQQRVALARAIVFNPPLLLLDEPLGALDKHLRQKMQLEIKHIQQKIGITTISVTHDQEEALTMSDKVCIMNKGQLEQIDTPENIYQKPKSRFAAEFIGEINLIDGKIIETEGKLATVEIFNKKIVKAEMEEPDQYLQGKAVSIALRPENIVVSKGEAKYDNNISVVVKEVIFVGDSLKVKVVNKKEQEMIVKVDVEDSIKNLLTEGQEIILNWETDKCSLIGN